From Hermetia illucens chromosome 6, iHerIll2.2.curated.20191125, whole genome shotgun sequence, one genomic window encodes:
- the LOC119659354 gene encoding uncharacterized protein LOC119659354 — translation MKALVLTFFVVSLVSGNSPRDCNLRYNYKAPGIFVKQSNGDLSIITSGNGKIPLSNGDSIEAFCSTNFTDLGDQTFDGKLKNLTFTCANGTISYIPAPNYAPVKLNDSQMSCQQEALFYAQPVPYCQFMGLQYGFQISSTPISLAELCYNNQQLQTTFVHFVLGDRSQILGEQTKLNPSNISTILSQQAFSFSSQAVNSQEESLRNSIATFAPLLSADIKYEFEGLAPLNLLSDMFIQYTQDFKYAYLVPWWSSLKNGNWKAIMAAIENIQANGVYDIYMGTSGNISYPNNNNDEVVQILSYSDGKIIKVVPKYIWVYIKERNTQDKGVTIIAVNSPFFDENAKDAFLCNDVCHNVDWLSSLLLTSHMPAFGYVYCCHPDDVGKLLNGFPQTNN, via the exons ATGAAGGCACTTGTGTTAACGTTTTTTGTAGTCTCGCTTGTAAGCGGAAATTCACCGC GAGACTGTAATTTACGTTATAACTATAAAGCACCTGGAATTTTCGTGAAGCAATCCAATGGGGACTTGAGTATCATAACATCTGGAAATGGAAAAATCCCTTTATCGAATGGTGACTCTATTGAAGCCTTTTGCAGCACAAATTTCAC tGATTTAGGTGACCAAACATTTGATGGGAAATTGAAGAATCTGACCTTCACCTGTGCAAATGGAACTATATCTTATATTCCTGCTCCGAACTATGCCCCCGTAAAATTGAATGATAGTCAAATGAGCTGCCAGCAGGAAGCTCTGTTTTATGCCCAACCAGTGCCTTATTGTCAGTTTATGGGCCTTCAATATGGCTTCCAAATTTCAAGTACTCCAATATCCCTTGCAGAATTATGTTATAATAATCAGCAGTTGCAAACAACATTTGTGCACTTTGTTCTGGGAGATCGCTCACAAATTTTAGGGGAACAG ACAAAACTCAACCCTTCGAATATATCTACAATACTAAGCCAGCAAGCATTCAGTTTCAGTAGTCAAGCAGTGAATTCACA AGAAGAATCACTGAGGAACTCCATCGCTACTTTTGCGCCACTACTTTCCGCAGATATCAAATATGAATTCGAAGGACTTGCTCCACTTAACCTTCTTTCCGATATGTTTATCCAGTATACCCAGGACtttaaatatgcatatttggttCCTTGGTGGTCATCATTGAAAAATGGTAATTGGAAGGCTATTATGGCAGCCATCGAGAACATCCAGGCAAATGGTGTCTATGATATCTACATGGGGACATCAGGGAACATTTCATACCCAAATAATAACAATGACGAGGTTGTTCAGATTTTGAGTTATTCG GATGGAAAGATTATAAAAGTTGTACCGAAATATATCTGGGTCTACATAAAGGAGCGAAATACTCAGGACAAAGGTGTGACAATTATTGCGGTCAATAGTCCCTTCTTTGAT GAAAATGCCAAGGATGCTTTCCTCTGCAACGATGTGTGTCACAATGTGGACTGGCTGTCTTCGTTATTGTTAACATCACACATGCCAGCTTTTGGATACGTATATTGTTGTCATCCGGATGATGTTGGGAAATTGTTAAATGGATTCCCTCAAACTAATAATTGA